The proteins below come from a single Triticum aestivum cultivar Chinese Spring chromosome 5D, IWGSC CS RefSeq v2.1, whole genome shotgun sequence genomic window:
- the LOC123124986 gene encoding tricin synthase 1, whose product MAAPAAAAGSSLYSKTLLKSEQLYQYILESTVFPREPDCLRELRVATATHPMARMAASPDQVQLFGLLIEMLGARNAIEVGVFTGYSLLATALALPDDGKVVAIDLSRESYDEIGAPVVEKAGMAHKVDFRVGLALPVLDQLVAEDGNLGKFDFAFVDADKANFHHYHERLLRLVRVGGLIAYDNTLWGGSVAAPDDEALSERDRELAGIARAFNAALTADRRVQVCQLAISDGIMLCRRVA is encoded by the exons atggccgcccccgccgccgccgccggaagcaGCCTCTACAGCAAGACCCTCCTCAAGAGTGAGCAGCTCTACCAG TACATACTGGAGTCCACGGTGTTCCCGCGCGAGCCCGACTGCCTCCGGGAGCTGCGCGTCGCCACCGCGACCCACCCCAT GGCCCGCATGGCGGCGTCGCCGGACCAGGTGCAGCTGTTCGGCCTGCTGATCGAGATGCTCGGCGCCAGGAACGCCATCGAGGTCGGCGTGTTCACCGGGTACTCGCTGCTCGCCACCGCGCTCGCCCTCCCCGACGACGGCAAG GTCGTGGCCATTGACCTTAGCCGCGAGAGCTACGACGAGATAGGGGCGCCGGTGGTGGAGAAGGCCGGGATGGCGCACAAGGTCGACTTCCGCGTCGGGCTCGCGCTGCCGGTGCTGGATCAGCTGGTCGCCGAG GATGGCAACCTGGGCAAGTTTGACTTCGCGTTCGTGGACGCGGACAAGGCCAACTTCCACCACTACCACGAGCGGCTGCTGCGGCTGGTCAGGGTCGGGGGCCTCATCGCCTACGACAACACGCTGTGGGGCGGCTCCGTGGCCGCGCCGGACGACGAGGCGCTGTCGGAGCGCGACCGGGAGCTCGCAGGGATCGCCAGGGCGTTTAACGCGGCGCTCACCGCCGACCGCCGCGTGCAGGTGTGCcagctcgccatctccgacgggaTCATGCTGTGCCGCCGCGTCGCGTGA
- the LOC123124987 gene encoding small heat shock protein, chloroplastic: MLQAVVSNPQPVAASLGAPCRPGRGSVRVRSTRNGSADNLDHLRRPPTATARQPRQGNGSPAPRRRVIQTTPFGLWDSFPDARTLDQMMRTMERIMDEADDDDGRRPFVVPAAPTARRADDTAAGYRRGRTPWEIKERAGDYLVRFDMPGMTREDVRVSVQDRTLVVVAEKATKQGEADGEKDKDNEEEEEEEAWPAASYGRYRTRVELPENVEVERIAAEVRDGVLYLNIPKVSPSGGKVLSIQVQ, translated from the exons ATGCTGCAGGCGGTGGTCTCCAACCCGCAACCCGTCGCCGCGTCCCTGGGGGCTCCTTGCCGCCCCGGGCGAGGCTCGGTGAGGGTCCGGTCCACCAGGAACGGATCCGCCGATAACCTTGACCATCTGCGGAGGCCCCCGACGGCGACGGCTAGACAGCCGCGGCAGGGGAACGGGAGTCCTGCTCCGAGGAGGAGGGTCATCCAGACCACGCCATTCG GGCTATGGGACAGCTTCCCGGACGCGCGAACCCTGGACCAGATGATGCGCACCATGGAGCGCATCATGGACGAAGCCGATGACGACGACGGCCGTCGCCCTTTCGTGGTGCCGGCCGCGCCCACGGCACGGCGCGCGGACGACACGGCCGCTGGCTACCGACGGGGGCGGACGCCGTGGGAGATCAAGGAGCGGGCGGGGGACTACCTGGTGCGGTTCGACATGCCGGGCATGACGAGGGAGGACGTGCGCGTGAGCGTGCAGGACCGGACGCTGGTGGTGGTCGCCGAGAAGGCGACGAAGCAAGGTGAGGCGGACGGAGAGAAGGATAAGGataacgaggaggaggaggaagaggaggcgtggCCGGCGGCGAGCTACGGGCGGTACAGGACGCGGGTGGAGCTGCCGGAGAACGTGGAGGTGGAGAGGATCGCGGCGGAGGTGAGGGACGGCGTGCTCTACCTCAACATCCCCAAGGTGTCGCCGTCCGGGGGCAAAGTCTTGAGCATCCAGGTGCAGTGA